From the Bdellovibrio reynosensis genome, one window contains:
- the dnaB gene encoding replicative DNA helicase yields MSTRIPPQNLEAEQSILGGLMLDREALDQVGDVLMADDFYKPAHQKIYNAIKELHSKGQPIDIITVTNVLQGEGSMEMVGGPEYLVGLLDKTISSANIGSHAKIVKDKATLRRLIQINSSLIEKAYDQDFVDVESFVDQAESEIFKVGEAKTATGLVGSMEIVKASIQKIEELYKNKAEITGIGTGFKKLDEMTAGLHPGEMTIIAARPSMGKTAFSLNIAQHVALRLKKTVAYFSLEMGKESMMMRMLSAESKVSMSEIRNGRIQDSAWPKLINAASALSEASIFIDDTPGVSPFEIRSRARRLKAEHGLDVIMIDYLQLMSMKQKFNSREQEVAEISKSLKAIAKELQIPIIALAQLNRGVEGRTEKKPMLSDLRESGSIEQDADVIMMLYRDDYYDKENPDKQGHAEVIVGKQRNGATGPVKLRFDAQYNRFRDAEPEAPTAFAPPQAPPPMPGGRPKNFAPGAPV; encoded by the coding sequence ATGAGTACGCGAATTCCGCCTCAAAATCTCGAGGCAGAACAATCAATTCTGGGCGGTCTCATGTTAGACCGAGAAGCATTAGACCAAGTTGGCGACGTGCTTATGGCTGATGATTTCTATAAGCCAGCCCATCAAAAGATCTATAACGCTATTAAAGAATTGCACAGCAAGGGTCAGCCGATTGATATCATCACGGTGACGAACGTCCTTCAGGGCGAAGGCTCCATGGAAATGGTGGGCGGACCTGAATACCTTGTTGGCTTACTAGATAAAACTATCTCATCAGCAAATATCGGCAGCCACGCTAAGATCGTAAAAGACAAAGCGACTTTACGTCGTTTGATTCAAATCAATAGCAGCCTTATTGAAAAAGCTTACGATCAAGATTTCGTCGACGTTGAATCTTTCGTCGATCAGGCTGAATCTGAAATCTTCAAAGTCGGCGAAGCTAAAACAGCGACAGGTCTTGTCGGTTCAATGGAAATCGTTAAGGCTTCCATCCAAAAGATCGAAGAGCTTTATAAAAACAAAGCAGAAATCACTGGTATCGGTACCGGCTTTAAAAAGCTTGATGAAATGACCGCGGGTCTTCATCCAGGCGAGATGACGATCATTGCCGCTCGTCCGTCCATGGGTAAAACAGCGTTCTCTTTAAATATTGCTCAGCACGTGGCTTTACGTTTGAAAAAGACTGTTGCTTACTTCTCATTAGAGATGGGTAAAGAGTCGATGATGATGCGTATGTTGTCTGCTGAATCCAAAGTTAGCATGAGTGAAATTCGTAACGGTCGTATTCAAGATTCAGCTTGGCCTAAGTTGATCAATGCAGCTAGCGCCCTTTCTGAAGCTTCTATTTTCATTGATGATACTCCAGGTGTTTCACCTTTTGAGATTCGTTCCCGTGCCCGTCGTTTAAAAGCAGAGCACGGTCTTGATGTGATCATGATCGACTACTTGCAGTTGATGAGCATGAAACAGAAATTCAATTCCCGTGAGCAAGAGGTTGCGGAGATTTCAAAATCTCTAAAAGCCATTGCCAAGGAATTACAAATTCCTATCATCGCACTAGCCCAGCTGAATCGTGGGGTAGAGGGTCGTACGGAAAAGAAACCAATGCTATCTGACCTGCGTGAGTCTGGATCGATCGAACAAGATGCCGACGTTATCATGATGCTTTATCGTGATGACTACTACGATAAAGAAAATCCAGATAAACAAGGTCACGCAGAAGTTATCGTTGGTAAGCAGCGTAATGGTGCCACAGGCCCTGTTAAACTGCGCTTTGATGCTCAATACAATAGATTCAGAGACGCAGAGCCAGAAGCTCCAACAGCTTTTGCGCCACCTCAAGCACCTCCACCAATGCCAGGCGGCAGACCTAAAAACTTTGCACCTGGCGCCCCAGTTTAA
- a CDS encoding SDR family oxidoreductase, producing the protein MRPLRYLLKKKSEPQNFKPVVLVTGCSSGIGLALAKLLHQQTEYRVVATAREKSIAKLREHFLDDERFVVRPLDVTSEADRTRLYSEIGKLWGGVDVLVNNAGISYRSVIEHMTEEDEFKQMATNYFGPMGLIRLSLPHMRQTGRGKIINISSVSGMLAMPTMASYSASKFALEGASEALWYEMRPFGVTISLVQPGFIHSTSFMNVYHTDGSDPTRNWKGPYSDFYQNMTPFVAKMMNMSLTTPEKVAKQILKIMKTNNPPLWVPATFDAKLFYYVRRALPRRILLPILYWFLPNARKWSKEHSHRR; encoded by the coding sequence ATGAGGCCCTTGCGATATCTTCTTAAGAAAAAATCGGAACCGCAAAACTTCAAGCCTGTTGTTTTAGTAACAGGTTGTTCTTCTGGTATCGGCTTAGCTTTAGCTAAACTTCTTCATCAACAAACGGAATACCGCGTGGTCGCGACAGCGCGAGAAAAAAGTATCGCTAAGCTGCGCGAACATTTTCTTGATGATGAACGCTTTGTGGTTCGCCCTTTAGATGTCACTAGTGAAGCAGATCGCACCCGACTTTACAGTGAAATCGGTAAGCTGTGGGGTGGGGTTGATGTGTTAGTGAATAACGCGGGTATTTCATATCGTTCAGTGATTGAGCACATGACCGAAGAAGATGAATTCAAACAAATGGCCACCAACTATTTTGGACCGATGGGTTTGATTCGACTTTCACTTCCGCATATGCGCCAAACGGGCCGTGGAAAGATCATCAATATTTCTTCAGTAAGCGGAATGCTTGCGATGCCAACGATGGCTTCTTATTCTGCTTCTAAATTTGCCTTAGAAGGGGCCAGTGAAGCCTTGTGGTATGAAATGCGCCCCTTTGGCGTAACTATTTCTTTAGTACAACCAGGATTCATTCATAGCACTTCATTTATGAACGTATACCACACCGATGGTTCTGATCCGACACGCAATTGGAAGGGACCTTATTCCGATTTTTATCAGAACATGACCCCGTTTGTAGCAAAGATGATGAATATGTCTTTAACGACCCCCGAAAAAGTCGCTAAACAAATTCTTAAAATCATGAAAACCAACAATCCACCGCTATGGGTTCCAGCGACTTTTGATGCAAAGTTATTCTATTATGTGCGCAGGGCTTTACCCCGCCGAATTTTGCTACCTATCTTGTATTGGTTTTTACCAAACGCCCGAAAGTGGTCGAAAGAACATTCCCATCGCCGTTAA
- a CDS encoding S1 family peptidase has protein sequence MISKLSTKVLLATVVLSSMVACSPKSTPKSEFGTSTSTASIIGGEKVKADDQIVKSTVALMSFREDAQGEQSQSFCTGTLIAKNVILTAAHCIPYIAEDDKRGGMLVIFHLDLNKATQKDVLEIVDVVMHQDYGTDVEAQEDLNDIALVKFTGELPKGYGVAKLLTDSSLLKKDATVTLAGYGYIKTDGVNVENDYNLRKANVQIYDRMGNTEIVLDQTKGKGACHGDSGGPAFLKVDNVEYVWGVTSRGIYKEGDPDNCQTYSVYTEVAAQAAFIKEGLAKLSK, from the coding sequence ATGATTTCTAAACTTTCAACGAAAGTACTTTTAGCGACTGTTGTTCTAAGCTCAATGGTTGCTTGTTCTCCTAAAAGCACTCCTAAGTCTGAATTTGGCACTTCTACTTCTACAGCCTCTATTATTGGTGGCGAAAAAGTAAAAGCTGACGATCAAATCGTTAAATCCACAGTAGCTTTGATGTCATTCAGAGAAGATGCTCAAGGCGAACAATCTCAGTCGTTTTGCACAGGCACGCTCATCGCAAAAAATGTTATTTTAACTGCCGCTCACTGCATTCCCTATATTGCCGAAGATGACAAAAGAGGCGGAATGCTAGTGATTTTCCATTTGGATTTGAACAAAGCGACTCAGAAAGATGTTTTAGAAATCGTCGATGTAGTGATGCACCAGGATTATGGAACAGACGTCGAAGCACAGGAAGATTTAAATGACATCGCTTTAGTTAAGTTCACTGGCGAACTGCCAAAAGGCTATGGCGTTGCTAAACTTCTTACTGATTCATCCCTTTTGAAAAAAGACGCGACAGTGACATTGGCAGGATACGGTTACATCAAAACTGACGGTGTGAACGTAGAAAACGACTACAATCTTCGTAAAGCCAATGTGCAAATTTACGACAGAATGGGAAATACAGAAATCGTTTTGGATCAAACTAAAGGCAAAGGGGCTTGCCACGGAGACTCTGGTGGGCCTGCCTTTTTAAAAGTAGATAACGTTGAGTACGTTTGGGGCGTAACCAGCCGTGGAATCTACAAAGAAGGTGATCCTGATAACTGCCAGACTTACAGTGTTTACACTGAGGTGGCAGCACAGGCCGCTTTCATTAAAGAGGGTTTAGCTAAGCTTTCAAAATAA
- the rplI gene encoding 50S ribosomal protein L9: protein MKVILQKDVKDVGRVGELVNVSEGFARNFLFPRKLAAEATEKRVKEYEHLKRVAETKKKKAMAERQELLNKVNGTTVTFKLAAGETDKLFGTVTTTDISKELQKMGHSVDRRDIHLEEPIKVLGQHKAVVRYSEGMEAKIQISVERA, encoded by the coding sequence ATGAAAGTTATTCTTCAAAAAGACGTTAAAGATGTAGGTCGTGTTGGTGAGCTTGTGAACGTTTCTGAAGGTTTCGCAAGAAACTTCTTGTTCCCACGCAAACTTGCTGCTGAAGCAACTGAAAAACGCGTAAAAGAATACGAACACTTGAAACGCGTTGCTGAAACTAAAAAGAAAAAAGCAATGGCAGAGCGCCAAGAGCTATTGAACAAAGTTAACGGTACAACTGTTACTTTCAAATTGGCTGCTGGTGAAACTGACAAACTTTTCGGTACTGTTACAACAACAGATATCTCTAAAGAATTGCAAAAAATGGGTCACTCAGTAGACCGTCGTGACATCCACCTTGAAGAGCCAATCAAAGTATTGGGTCAACACAAGGCTGTAGTTCGTTACTCAGAAGGTATGGAAGCTAAAATCCAAATCTCTGTAGAGCGCGCTTAG
- a CDS encoding DUF2232 domain-containing protein produces MKKTATTQKFITISSLSILLSMLTVVMGAPLLRVLRKAYGPLAFWILGLLATGTAWFLNAQPLALFLGSVWMTLGAYMELEQKGIGWWISGLLSISAGAAATGLGLLGAFRTNGINTQAEIQRLAEQFAGKVQAMNPTVKLDPEILVQQIPSAIVIILILALGLGLIFEKRVFSWLNLPREKIASQLKLLEYRVPDYVIWIAMTAFLLTMVSFGGKAIAILAVNIVNVIIVLYFFQGLAVLEVFLDSMKAGAFTRILTYIILVGQLLLLLSVIGLIDYWVDFRSRIKKIKTAENN; encoded by the coding sequence ATGAAGAAGACTGCTACCACACAGAAGTTCATCACAATCTCATCTCTCTCGATTTTGTTGTCGATGCTCACTGTGGTTATGGGAGCTCCTCTTCTTCGTGTCCTACGCAAAGCTTATGGTCCCCTCGCCTTTTGGATTTTGGGACTGTTAGCAACAGGAACTGCGTGGTTCCTGAACGCACAACCTCTCGCACTTTTTCTTGGCTCTGTTTGGATGACTTTAGGGGCCTACATGGAATTAGAGCAAAAAGGTATTGGGTGGTGGATTTCGGGACTTCTAAGTATTTCTGCAGGGGCAGCGGCCACAGGCCTTGGTCTTCTTGGGGCATTTAGAACAAACGGAATTAATACGCAGGCTGAAATTCAAAGGTTAGCGGAACAGTTTGCCGGCAAAGTTCAAGCTATGAACCCGACGGTAAAATTAGATCCAGAAATTTTGGTTCAGCAAATCCCTTCAGCTATCGTCATCATTTTAATTTTGGCGTTAGGTTTGGGATTAATTTTTGAGAAACGCGTTTTTTCATGGCTCAATTTGCCCCGTGAGAAAATTGCCTCTCAGCTCAAGTTGTTAGAATATCGTGTTCCTGATTACGTGATCTGGATTGCGATGACTGCCTTCCTTCTAACAATGGTGAGTTTTGGCGGTAAGGCCATTGCCATCCTGGCTGTAAATATTGTGAACGTAATTATCGTTCTTTATTTTTTTCAAGGGCTGGCGGTGTTGGAGGTATTTCTGGATTCTATGAAGGCTGGTGCCTTTACAAGAATTCTGACGTACATAATCTTGGTCGGACAATTATTGCTCTTACTGAGCGTTATTGGCCTGATCGATTACTGGGTTGATTTCAGAAGTCGGATTAAAAAAATCAAGACTGCTGAAAATAACTAA
- the rpsF gene encoding 30S ribosomal protein S6, which produces MATTTATKPYEVVVLMHPDATLEDQKELFKKNKATIENYKGSVNSLETWGKRNLATPIGKLKKAVYFHATFEADTQAIAELERTMRINDKVLRFMHTRLDERVPLAKYLESFKKGLSESAAREKEREAKMAARKAAFAAAKAERSERFDKGE; this is translated from the coding sequence ATGGCTACTACTACTGCGACAAAACCATACGAAGTTGTCGTTCTTATGCACCCAGATGCAACTCTTGAAGATCAAAAAGAGCTTTTCAAAAAAAATAAAGCGACAATTGAAAACTACAAGGGCTCTGTGAATTCACTAGAGACTTGGGGCAAAAGAAACTTGGCTACTCCAATTGGCAAGTTGAAAAAAGCTGTCTACTTCCATGCTACATTCGAAGCAGACACACAAGCGATTGCAGAGCTTGAAAGAACTATGCGTATCAACGATAAAGTTCTTCGCTTCATGCACACTCGTCTTGATGAGCGCGTGCCTTTGGCAAAATACTTGGAAAGCTTCAAAAAAGGTCTTTCTGAGTCTGCAGCTCGTGAAAAAGAACGTGAAGCAAAAATGGCTGCTCGTAAAGCCGCTTTTGCAGCTGCGAAAGCAGAGCGTTCTGAGCGTTTCGATAAAGGCGAATAA
- a CDS encoding FHA domain-containing protein: MVTFIEIVEGANEGSRFKVEEGLTIGRSRADIVIKDPKASSTHAQFAIDGKGQFVLMDMDSSNGIHIAGRRVKKVALLSGVIFEIGRTQFRVVTVEEELALDFSRLITWRNILKDRLSELQPMGLIEQAQLERFSPALKLTFIQGIQTDEEIILGYGPRMAGSDSLDIELLDEEAPKEAFELIPGPGMVEIKIKSAGRVLLNNKSVSAEMLKDGDLISLGSTLIKVAYL; the protein is encoded by the coding sequence ATGGTTACATTTATTGAGATTGTGGAGGGCGCCAACGAAGGCTCCCGTTTTAAAGTTGAAGAGGGTTTGACCATCGGTCGATCGCGAGCCGATATCGTGATTAAGGACCCCAAAGCCTCTAGCACCCACGCTCAATTTGCCATCGACGGGAAGGGTCAGTTCGTTTTAATGGACATGGACTCTTCTAACGGAATCCACATTGCCGGTCGCCGTGTGAAAAAAGTGGCCTTATTATCAGGGGTTATCTTTGAGATCGGTCGCACTCAGTTTAGAGTTGTTACGGTTGAAGAAGAGCTTGCTCTTGATTTCAGTCGCCTTATAACGTGGCGCAACATTCTAAAGGACCGTCTTAGCGAGCTTCAACCAATGGGACTTATTGAACAGGCGCAACTTGAAAGATTCAGCCCCGCTTTAAAATTGACCTTCATTCAAGGTATTCAAACCGATGAAGAAATTATTTTAGGGTATGGACCGCGCATGGCAGGGTCGGACTCTTTGGATATCGAACTTTTGGATGAAGAAGCACCTAAAGAGGCCTTTGAACTAATCCCTGGCCCCGGCATGGTCGAAATTAAAATTAAGTCTGCAGGTCGGGTTTTACTTAACAATAAATCCGTCAGTGCCGAAATGTTAAAAGATGGGGACTTGATCTCTTTAGGCAGCACCCTTATTAAGGTAGCGTACTTGTAG